A region from the Salidesulfovibrio onnuriiensis genome encodes:
- a CDS encoding heavy-metal-associated domain-containing protein: protein MAEVKVNGMSCQHCVKSVTDALDALDGVINVSVDLASGIAKYDEEKPVPEDAVKEAIRKIGFETE from the coding sequence ATGGCGGAAGTAAAAGTGAACGGCATGAGCTGCCAGCATTGCGTCAAGTCCGTGACCGATGCCCTGGACGCCCTGGACGGCGTGATCAACGTCTCCGTGGACCTGGCCAGCGGCATTGCAAAGTATGACGAGGAAAAGCCGGTTCCCGAGGACGCCGTCAAGGAGGCGATCAGGAAGATCGGTTTTGAAACGGAATAG